Proteins found in one Mucilaginibacter gracilis genomic segment:
- a CDS encoding ABC1 kinase family protein, producing MKEQNSIPTTKVQRSAKFVSTGFKIGGNYIKHYSKKLFNPEMNNDELNLDNASDIYESLSELKGSALKVAQMLSMDKNLLPKAYTDKFSLSQYNAPPLSGPLIVQTFRKMFGKTPEQIYDKFELRSTNAASIGQVHRAELNGKKLAVKIQYPGVGDSISSDLKLVKPFAFRLLGMSERELDVYMNEVEERLVEETDYELEVRRSIEFSEACAGLNNLVFPEYFPQLSGKRVITMSWIDGMHLKEFLATNPSQQLRNQIGQAMWDFYNFQQHELRAVHADPHPGNFLITPEGKLGIIDFGCIKELPDDFYYPFFSTTSTDLLENKEETLKAFRQLEMINAKDTPQQIEFYYTQYKEMISLFAQPYMTGSFDFGENAFFDNLYSFGEKIARMPEFKQARGVKHFIYVNRTNFGLYNILHELKAEVKTDTFKPHVLLEY from the coding sequence ATGAAAGAACAAAACAGCATACCAACCACCAAAGTACAGCGTTCGGCAAAGTTTGTTAGTACCGGGTTTAAAATTGGTGGTAACTATATTAAACACTATTCAAAAAAGCTGTTTAATCCCGAAATGAATAACGACGAGCTTAACCTGGATAACGCTTCGGATATTTACGAATCGTTAAGCGAGTTAAAAGGCAGTGCCTTAAAGGTTGCCCAGATGTTGAGCATGGATAAAAACCTGTTGCCTAAAGCTTATACCGATAAATTTTCGCTTTCGCAATACAACGCGCCGCCGCTTTCGGGGCCGCTTATTGTGCAAACCTTCAGGAAAATGTTTGGCAAAACGCCCGAACAGATTTACGATAAATTTGAATTACGATCAACCAACGCGGCCTCTATAGGCCAGGTACACCGTGCCGAACTGAATGGCAAAAAACTGGCGGTAAAAATTCAATACCCCGGCGTAGGCGATTCCATATCGAGCGATTTAAAGTTGGTTAAACCCTTTGCATTCCGCCTTTTGGGCATGAGCGAGCGCGAACTTGATGTTTACATGAACGAGGTTGAAGAACGCCTTGTTGAAGAAACCGATTACGAACTGGAAGTACGCCGCTCTATCGAGTTCTCCGAGGCTTGCGCGGGTTTAAACAATTTGGTTTTCCCGGAGTATTTTCCCCAATTATCCGGCAAACGGGTAATTACCATGAGTTGGATTGATGGCATGCACTTAAAAGAATTTTTGGCAACCAACCCATCGCAACAATTGCGCAACCAGATAGGCCAGGCCATGTGGGATTTTTACAACTTTCAACAACACGAATTACGCGCCGTACACGCCGACCCGCACCCCGGCAATTTTTTAATAACTCCCGAGGGCAAACTGGGCATTATTGATTTTGGCTGCATTAAAGAACTTCCGGATGACTTTTATTACCCCTTCTTCTCCACCACCTCAACCGACTTGCTGGAAAACAAAGAAGAAACCCTAAAAGCCTTCCGCCAGTTGGAAATGATAAACGCTAAAGATACGCCCCAGCAAATTGAGTTTTATTACACTCAGTATAAAGAGATGATAAGCCTGTTTGCCCAACCCTACATGACAGGCTCGTTCGACTTTGGCGAAAATGCCTTTTTTGATAACCTATACAGCTTTGGCGAAAAAATAGCCCGCATGCCCGAGTTTAAACAAGCCCGCGGCGTTAAACATTTTATATACGTTAACCGCACCAACTTTGGCCTCTACAATATTTTGCACGAACTAAAAGCTGAAGTAAAAACCGATACCTTTAAACCGCATGTGCTGTTGGAGTATTAA
- a CDS encoding TetR family transcriptional regulator C-terminal domain-containing protein codes for MSTKNTKKMVTKQSIQNAYIDYVLTEGEQPKSVYIFARNNEMEEQEFYQFFGSFDSIEQSVWTDMGAKTIAEIKTQEVWAQYSSREKALSFFYSFFELAKSTRSFANYSAKKISKGFSTPKVWQGLKNEFEAFAAAILQDGIESGELTDRKFFADKYKDALWLQFVFVLNFWLNDISAGFEKTDEAIEKGVNVTFDLFQRSPIDNLLDYGKFLAKNGVKM; via the coding sequence ATGAGCACCAAAAACACAAAAAAAATGGTTACTAAACAAAGCATCCAAAACGCCTATATCGACTATGTTTTAACCGAGGGCGAACAACCCAAATCTGTTTACATATTTGCCCGTAACAATGAAATGGAAGAACAGGAGTTTTACCAGTTTTTTGGATCGTTTGATAGCATTGAGCAAAGCGTGTGGACAGATATGGGCGCTAAAACCATTGCCGAAATTAAAACACAGGAAGTTTGGGCGCAATATTCATCGCGCGAAAAGGCTTTATCGTTTTTTTACAGCTTTTTTGAACTTGCTAAAAGCACCCGCAGTTTTGCCAATTACAGTGCAAAAAAAATAAGTAAAGGTTTTTCAACCCCAAAAGTATGGCAGGGCCTTAAAAATGAGTTTGAAGCTTTTGCCGCAGCAATTTTACAGGATGGCATTGAAAGTGGCGAACTAACCGATCGTAAATTTTTTGCCGATAAGTATAAAGATGCCCTTTGGCTTCAATTTGTATTTGTGCTTAACTTTTGGCTCAACGATATATCGGCCGGGTTTGAAAAAACCGACGAAGCCATAGAGAAAGGCGTAAATGTAACGTTCGATCTTTTCCAACGCTCCCCAATTGATAATTTGCTTGATTATGGCAAGTTTCTAGCTAAAAACGGGGTTAAAATGTAG